From a single Bacillus sp. NEB1478 genomic region:
- a CDS encoding ECF transporter S component yields the protein MQKGKVKQMVAVSMLSTIAYLLMMLDFPFPGLPAFLKIDFSEVPALLAAIIFGPAAGIMVEAIKNMLHYGIVGSFTGVPVGELANFIAGTLFILPVSYMFRKQHTVKQLSIGLITGTILMTTMMGFLNYVIILPAYTWFLGAQQMSSQMMLDFVLKGVTPFNLIKSTIIALLFIALFTRLKPWVMKQMRSQQA from the coding sequence ATGCAAAAGGGAAAAGTTAAACAAATGGTAGCTGTATCGATGTTGAGCACGATTGCCTATCTGCTTATGATGCTCGATTTTCCGTTTCCAGGACTGCCGGCATTTTTAAAAATTGATTTTAGTGAAGTACCAGCCTTACTGGCAGCTATTATTTTTGGACCAGCTGCAGGGATTATGGTTGAGGCGATTAAGAATATGCTTCATTACGGTATTGTAGGAAGCTTTACTGGTGTACCTGTTGGCGAATTAGCAAACTTTATCGCTGGCACCCTGTTCATTCTTCCAGTATCTTATATGTTCCGGAAACAACATACGGTAAAGCAGCTTTCTATTGGATTAATTACCGGTACTATTTTAATGACAACTATGATGGGATTCTTGAATTATGTGATTATCCTGCCTGCCTATACTTGGTTTCTTGGAGCACAACAAATGTCCAGCCAAATGATGCTTGACTTTGTGTTAAAAGGGGTAACACCGTTTAATTTAATCAAAAGCACAATTATTGCATTATTATTTATAGCTCTATTTACCCGTTTAAAGCCATGGGTAATGAAGCAGATGAGAAGCCAACAAGCATAA
- a CDS encoding 3D domain-containing protein has protein sequence MRTFAKRTAFTMLFICAIFTTFRSISGVEAEDIANWLDHKQSHNNNMVDVALKTISNTLKSLPSLENIKLTSAEIELPKNLEDTIDKNKYPSMRVTATGYTAGKESTGKLKSHPAYGITKSGVKVKRDLYSTIAADTSVFPIGTVLFIPDYGYGVVADTGSAIKGNRIDLYYNTVDEVYEKWGKKTLKVYIIERGDGHFTESELKQLNDTKSLQVFRQQLL, from the coding sequence ATTAGAACGTTTGCAAAAAGAACGGCTTTCACCATGCTATTTATTTGTGCCATCTTTACAACGTTTCGCTCTATATCTGGAGTTGAAGCAGAAGATATCGCAAATTGGTTAGATCATAAACAGTCCCATAACAACAATATGGTAGATGTTGCATTAAAGACAATCTCAAATACTTTGAAGTCACTGCCATCCCTGGAAAACATTAAGCTGACATCCGCAGAAATCGAACTGCCTAAAAATCTTGAAGATACAATTGATAAAAATAAATATCCTTCTATGAGAGTAACAGCTACTGGTTATACAGCGGGGAAGGAAAGTACAGGAAAATTAAAATCCCATCCAGCATACGGCATTACGAAATCAGGCGTTAAAGTGAAGCGGGATCTGTATTCAACAATTGCCGCTGACACATCCGTTTTTCCTATCGGGACCGTTCTTTTTATTCCGGATTATGGTTATGGAGTTGTCGCAGATACGGGCTCAGCGATTAAAGGAAATCGAATTGATCTGTATTACAATACAGTAGATGAAGTATATGAAAAATGGGGCAAAAAAACACTAAAGGTGTACATTATTGAACGCGGTGATGGTCATTTTACTGAGTCAGAACTTAAACAGCTCAATGACACAAAATCATTGCAAGTGTTCAGACAGCAGCTTTTATAA
- the dapF gene encoding diaminopimelate epimerase encodes MKTLRFTKMHGLGNNYIYVNMFQEKIPEADLASLAIAVSNPYTGIGSDGMILICPSETAPVKMRIFNNDGSEAKNCGNGLRCVAKYAYENGIVKETEFKIETLGGLVTAKLIIDDEDNVSLVTVNMGQPILKPDQIPVKGFSEYDSLIDETVIFAENELQMTAVSMGNPHVVFFVDNIEDAPLHSLGPIIEKDPMFPDWVNAEFIEIVSAEEMHFRVWERGSGITQACGTGACAAAVAAILNKKAERNTDITVHLAGGDLIINWHSNGDVYMTGPAEVICTGEFIIR; translated from the coding sequence ATGAAAACTTTGAGATTTACAAAAATGCATGGACTAGGAAATAATTATATCTACGTAAACATGTTTCAAGAAAAAATTCCAGAAGCTGATTTAGCAAGCCTGGCAATAGCCGTTTCTAATCCATATACCGGGATTGGATCGGATGGAATGATTTTAATTTGTCCTTCTGAAACAGCACCTGTAAAAATGAGGATTTTTAATAATGATGGTTCTGAAGCAAAAAATTGTGGAAATGGACTCCGTTGTGTTGCAAAGTATGCTTATGAAAACGGCATCGTCAAAGAGACTGAATTCAAGATTGAAACGCTCGGTGGTCTGGTTACAGCTAAGCTGATAATAGATGACGAGGATAACGTATCACTAGTTACTGTTAATATGGGTCAGCCCATTTTAAAACCTGATCAAATTCCTGTTAAAGGGTTCTCAGAGTATGACTCCCTTATTGATGAGACCGTTATATTCGCTGAAAATGAGCTCCAAATGACAGCAGTTTCGATGGGAAATCCTCATGTGGTCTTTTTTGTAGACAATATTGAAGACGCACCATTACATTCATTAGGTCCCATTATTGAAAAAGATCCGATGTTTCCAGATTGGGTTAATGCAGAATTTATTGAGATCGTTTCAGCAGAAGAAATGCATTTCCGTGTGTGGGAAAGAGGATCGGGAATCACACAAGCCTGTGGAACAGGAGCTTGTGCAGCAGCAGTTGCTGCCATATTAAATAAAAAAGCAGAGCGAAATACAGATATCACTGTCCATTTAGCTGGCGGAGACCTGATTATCAATTGGCATTCGAATGGCGATGTTTATATGACAGGTCCAGCTGAAGTCATTTGTACAGGTGAATTTATCATAAGATAA
- a CDS encoding YuiA family protein — MRKHAIQKKHDQCPYCEGKGYFQLLLGGSETCVECSGSGKKRA; from the coding sequence ATGAGAAAACATGCGATTCAGAAAAAACACGATCAATGTCCATATTGTGAAGGTAAAGGGTATTTTCAACTTTTGCTTGGAGGTTCTGAAACGTGTGTGGAGTGCTCAGGAAGCGGTAAGAAAAGAGCTTAG
- a CDS encoding NAD(P)/FAD-dependent oxidoreductase: MKHLVLLGGGYGNMRVLKRLLNSSDLPEDIQLTLIDRVPYHCLKTEYYALAAGTISDHHVRVTFPDHPRLSIKYGEVTGIDVNEKKVLLKDQDAVSYDDLVIGLGCEDKYHNVPGADQFTLSIQTIDKSRQTYQILNNLHANAVVAVVGAGLSGVELASELRESRPDLNIKLFDRGEMILSAYKKRLSNYVQNWFEEHGVEVINNSNVTKVEEGALYNHDEKVECDAIVWTAGIQPSHIVRAMDVEKDSQGRVVLSEYHYLPSNEHVYVVGDCASLPYAPSAQLAEEQAEQISQVLLARWNEQPLPEMHEIKLKGVMGSLGKKSGFGTMGSTALIGRVPRLLKSGILWLYKYQV, translated from the coding sequence ATGAAGCACCTCGTTTTACTTGGCGGAGGATATGGAAATATGCGTGTGTTAAAGAGGCTTCTAAATTCCTCAGACCTCCCAGAAGATATTCAGCTTACACTGATTGACCGTGTACCATATCATTGTTTAAAAACAGAATACTATGCATTAGCTGCAGGTACAATTTCTGACCATCATGTGCGTGTAACTTTTCCTGACCACCCGCGCTTGTCCATCAAATATGGTGAAGTAACGGGCATCGATGTTAATGAAAAGAAAGTCTTATTAAAAGATCAAGATGCTGTTTCATATGATGACCTTGTTATAGGCTTAGGCTGTGAAGACAAATATCATAATGTTCCAGGCGCTGATCAATTTACATTGAGTATTCAAACGATTGATAAATCGCGACAGACGTACCAAATCCTTAATAACTTGCATGCAAATGCTGTAGTTGCGGTTGTCGGGGCAGGATTGTCAGGAGTTGAGCTTGCTTCTGAACTGCGTGAAAGCCGCCCTGATTTAAACATCAAACTTTTTGACCGCGGAGAAATGATTCTTTCTGCTTATAAGAAAAGATTAAGCAACTATGTACAAAACTGGTTTGAAGAGCATGGTGTTGAAGTCATCAACAATTCGAACGTAACAAAAGTTGAAGAAGGCGCTCTATACAACCACGATGAAAAAGTAGAATGTGATGCAATTGTATGGACAGCCGGAATTCAGCCTAGTCACATCGTTCGTGCTATGGATGTTGAGAAAGACAGCCAAGGCCGTGTTGTACTTAGTGAATATCACTACCTTCCTTCTAACGAGCATGTGTATGTCGTTGGTGATTGCGCAAGTCTTCCATATGCACCAAGCGCACAGCTTGCTGAAGAACAAGCAGAACAAATATCACAAGTATTGTTAGCGCGCTGGAACGAACAGCCGCTTCCTGAAATGCACGAAATTAAACTTAAAGGCGTTATGGGATCATTAGGTAAGAAAAGCGGATTCGGAACAATGGGCAGCACTGCATTAATCGGCCGAGTTCCGAGACTATTGAAATCCGGAATCTTATGGCTCTATAAATATCAAGTGTAA
- a CDS encoding cobalamin-binding protein, with the protein MKLISICPSNTELIHFLGLTNHLIAVDDFSDWPHEIQHLPRLGPDLSIDMDKVESMKPDLVLASLSVPGMEKNVDELKLRNIPHVVYNPQSLKNIQNDLLDLGERTKTIQQAEHTVHWMKNEMIQYKKISQTIKDRKKIYFEWWPKPVFTPGKTNWLTEIAELAGCTNVFQDVELASLQTTWEDVVSRKPEVIGMVWVGVKTSKMRPDHIQKRPGWDDLYNEMNTEIIKLEESLFCRPSPRLIFGLKRLAALVHPDQYPAFLPSDEDRWLTKTWQTTSPSRLL; encoded by the coding sequence TTGAAACTCATCTCAATCTGTCCGAGCAATACTGAACTTATACATTTTTTAGGATTAACAAACCATTTAATAGCCGTTGATGATTTTTCTGATTGGCCACATGAAATTCAGCACCTTCCAAGGCTAGGTCCAGATTTATCTATTGATATGGATAAAGTAGAATCCATGAAACCGGACTTAGTTTTAGCTTCATTGAGTGTACCTGGAATGGAGAAGAATGTTGATGAACTAAAATTACGAAACATCCCGCATGTCGTCTACAATCCACAATCATTAAAGAATATTCAGAATGATTTGTTGGATCTCGGTGAAAGAACGAAAACAATACAACAAGCAGAACATACTGTTCATTGGATGAAAAACGAAATGATTCAATACAAAAAAATAAGTCAAACTATAAAAGACCGAAAGAAGATTTATTTCGAATGGTGGCCAAAGCCGGTTTTCACACCCGGAAAAACGAATTGGTTAACTGAAATAGCAGAACTGGCAGGCTGTACGAACGTGTTTCAGGATGTTGAACTGGCAAGTCTTCAAACAACATGGGAAGATGTTGTGAGCCGCAAACCCGAAGTAATTGGAATGGTGTGGGTTGGTGTAAAAACGTCAAAAATGCGGCCTGATCACATCCAAAAACGGCCCGGATGGGATGATCTGTATAACGAAATGAATACTGAAATTATAAAGCTGGAGGAATCACTCTTTTGCCGTCCTTCTCCTCGGCTGATTTTCGGATTAAAAAGGCTTGCTGCTCTTGTTCATCCAGACCAATATCCTGCGTTTTTACCATCGGATGAAGATCGTTGGTTAACGAAGACGTGGCAGACGACAAGCCCTTCCCGTCTTCTTTAG
- a CDS encoding NAD(P)/FAD-dependent oxidoreductase, with protein MSKEVYDITIIGGGPSGLFAAFYGGMRQMKVKIIESMPQLGGQLSALYPEKYIYDVAGFPKVLAQDLVNNLKEQAMQFNPAIVLEESVQNVAKTEDIFELTTDKTVHYSKAVLITAGVGAFQPRRLELDAAKQYEGKNLHYFVDDLNSFAGKRVLVCGGGDSALDWSLMLEPIAPEVTLTHRRDKFRAHEHSVEQLMNSKVAVKTPYQITELIGDGENISAVVLENGDLKETIEVDAVIVNYGFVSSLGPIKTWGLDIEKNSIVVNSRMETNIKGIYAAGDVCSYDGKVKLIASGFGEAPTAVNNAKTYIDPKAKTQPMHSTSMF; from the coding sequence ATGTCAAAAGAAGTTTATGATATTACCATTATCGGGGGTGGCCCTTCAGGTTTGTTCGCTGCTTTTTACGGCGGAATGCGACAAATGAAAGTCAAGATTATTGAAAGTATGCCGCAGCTTGGCGGACAGCTTTCCGCATTATATCCTGAAAAATACATATATGATGTAGCAGGTTTCCCGAAAGTTCTTGCTCAAGATCTTGTGAATAATCTAAAAGAACAAGCGATGCAGTTTAATCCTGCTATTGTATTAGAAGAATCTGTTCAAAATGTAGCAAAAACAGAGGACATCTTTGAACTTACAACGGATAAAACCGTTCATTATAGTAAAGCTGTATTGATAACCGCTGGAGTTGGCGCTTTCCAGCCGCGCCGTCTAGAATTAGATGCTGCAAAACAATATGAAGGAAAAAACCTGCATTATTTTGTAGATGATCTTAACTCTTTTGCTGGGAAAAGAGTCTTGGTTTGCGGCGGAGGAGATTCAGCTCTCGATTGGTCATTAATGCTAGAGCCAATTGCTCCAGAAGTTACATTAACACACCGTCGTGACAAGTTCCGCGCTCATGAACATAGTGTTGAACAATTAATGAACTCAAAAGTAGCTGTAAAAACGCCATATCAGATTACAGAACTGATTGGCGACGGCGAAAACATATCAGCAGTAGTTTTAGAAAATGGTGATCTAAAAGAAACGATTGAAGTAGATGCAGTAATTGTAAACTACGGCTTCGTCTCTTCTCTCGGACCGATTAAAACATGGGGCTTAGATATCGAGAAAAACTCTATCGTAGTAAACTCCAGAATGGAAACGAATATTAAGGGAATCTACGCAGCTGGTGATGTTTGTTCTTATGATGGGAAAGTAAAACTAATCGCCTCAGGATTTGGCGAAGCACCAACTGCTGTAAACAATGCCAAAACATACATTGATCCAAAGGCAAAAACACAGCCTATGCATAGTACGAGTATGTTTTAA
- a CDS encoding aspartyl-phosphate phosphatase Spo0E family protein, whose translation MKATSEAKKIQNIEQLESLRNKMIQTANTFGIHHPMVLSYSRKIDETHNTIMKLQQMEE comes from the coding sequence ATGAAAGCCACATCAGAAGCAAAGAAAATTCAAAATATCGAACAACTGGAATCTTTACGCAATAAAATGATTCAAACAGCTAATACATTTGGGATTCATCACCCAATGGTACTTAGTTACAGCAGAAAAATTGATGAAACACATAATACTATTATGAAACTCCAGCAAATGGAGGAATAA
- a CDS encoding NAD(P)/FAD-dependent oxidoreductase: MSKPKILILGGGYGGIMSAVRLQKELGSDEAEITLVNKHNYHYQTTWLHENAAGTLHHDKTRIMIDNIIDMNKVNFVQDSVVEIKKDEKRVILENAELTYDYLIIALGSDPETFGIQGLKENAFSIRSINSVRKIREHIDYSFARYNNEGQKDELITIIVGGAGFTGIEFVGELADRVPELCREYDIPREKVRVVNIEAAPTVLPGFDEELVEYAINNLERRGIEFLVNTPIKECHPDGVVLANGDEIKASTIVWTGGVRGNHLVEEAGFETMRGRVKVDKDLRMPGYDYIFVAGDCALIIDEAANRPYPPTAQIAIQQAYTIGRNIKALMNGGKMEEFKPDIKGTVASLGKGEAIGKVGNKKLFGATASAMKKVIDNRYLFLIGGVPMVIKKGKLKLF; the protein is encoded by the coding sequence ATGAGCAAGCCAAAAATTCTTATACTAGGCGGCGGATATGGCGGTATTATGTCAGCTGTTCGTTTACAAAAAGAGCTAGGATCTGATGAAGCAGAAATAACATTGGTAAACAAACATAATTACCACTACCAAACAACATGGCTTCATGAAAATGCAGCAGGAACGCTTCATCACGACAAAACACGTATCATGATTGATAACATCATCGATATGAACAAAGTTAATTTTGTTCAAGATTCTGTTGTTGAGATCAAGAAAGATGAAAAGCGTGTTATTTTAGAAAACGCTGAATTAACATATGATTACCTGATCATCGCATTAGGTTCTGATCCTGAAACATTCGGAATTCAAGGATTAAAAGAGAATGCATTTAGCATCCGCAGCATTAACTCTGTTCGTAAAATCCGTGAGCACATCGATTATTCTTTCGCTCGTTACAACAATGAAGGTCAAAAAGATGAGCTTATCACAATTATCGTTGGTGGAGCAGGATTTACAGGAATTGAATTTGTTGGTGAGCTTGCTGACCGTGTTCCTGAACTTTGCCGTGAGTACGATATTCCTCGCGAAAAAGTACGCGTAGTTAATATCGAGGCAGCACCGACAGTTCTTCCAGGTTTTGATGAAGAATTAGTTGAATATGCTATTAACAATCTTGAGCGCCGTGGAATCGAATTCCTTGTAAACACTCCAATTAAAGAGTGTCATCCTGATGGAGTTGTTTTAGCGAATGGAGATGAAATTAAAGCATCTACAATCGTTTGGACTGGTGGGGTTCGCGGAAACCACTTAGTGGAAGAAGCAGGATTCGAAACAATGCGTGGACGTGTGAAAGTTGACAAAGATCTTCGTATGCCAGGTTACGATTATATTTTTGTTGCAGGTGACTGTGCACTTATCATTGACGAAGCAGCAAACAGACCATATCCTCCAACAGCACAAATTGCGATTCAACAAGCTTACACAATTGGACGCAACATTAAAGCATTAATGAACGGTGGGAAAATGGAAGAGTTCAAGCCAGACATTAAAGGTACTGTTGCATCACTTGGTAAGGGTGAAGCGATCGGTAAAGTTGGTAACAAAAAGCTATTTGGTGCAACTGCATCAGCGATGAAAAAAGTAATCGACAACCGTTACCTCTTCTTAATCGGCGGCGTGCCAATGGTTATAAAAAAAGGTAAATTAAAACTATTTTAA
- a CDS encoding YuzB family protein produces MRPIIEFCVSNLASGAQKALEELEKDYDLDVIEYGCLGYCGQCAKSLFALVNGDIIHGDTSDELVKNIYTHIEENFNF; encoded by the coding sequence ATGAGACCAATAATTGAATTTTGTGTAAGCAATTTAGCGAGTGGCGCACAAAAAGCACTTGAAGAGCTGGAGAAAGATTATGATCTGGATGTGATCGAATATGGATGTCTCGGTTATTGCGGACAATGCGCTAAATCTTTATTTGCATTAGTAAATGGAGATATCATACATGGAGATACATCAGATGAGCTCGTTAAAAATATTTACACTCATATAGAAGAAAATTTTAATTTCTAA
- the mqnE gene encoding aminofutalosine synthase MqnE yields the protein MANILTLDTRMEAIAEKLKHGERLSIEDGLFLYETDDLLSIARLANEVNKQKNGDHVYFIENLYINPTNVCEATCSFCGFKRKPGEDGAYTMNDEQLLEYVQKRWNDNIREFHIVGGHNHEVPFDYYLNTIKTLKKHFPQVTVKAYTGAEIEFFSRIAGISMKEVLQELIKAGLDTLPGGGAEILTERYRAKMSPDKASTDQWLEAHEIAHGLGLKTHATMLYGSIETKEERLIHMDRLRQLQDSTNGFMVFIPLAMQPRTQSMGIMRRTSAFDDMRTIAISRLMLDNFDHIKAYWINIGVQLTQMALTFGSDDIHGTLIEERISHAVGALTSAGITRKELVHLIKTANKVPVERDTFYNIVQKY from the coding sequence ATGGCGAACATTTTAACTTTAGATACGAGAATGGAAGCAATTGCTGAGAAACTTAAGCACGGTGAACGGTTATCGATTGAAGACGGCTTGTTCCTGTATGAAACGGACGATTTACTAAGTATTGCCCGTCTTGCAAATGAAGTAAACAAACAAAAAAATGGCGATCATGTCTATTTTATTGAAAATTTGTACATCAACCCTACAAATGTTTGTGAAGCAACCTGCAGCTTCTGCGGATTCAAACGCAAGCCTGGTGAAGATGGCGCATATACAATGAATGACGAGCAGCTTTTGGAATATGTACAAAAAAGATGGAATGACAACATTCGTGAGTTCCATATTGTTGGCGGACATAACCATGAAGTTCCTTTTGACTATTATTTAAATACAATCAAAACTCTTAAAAAACATTTTCCGCAAGTGACGGTAAAAGCATATACTGGTGCTGAAATTGAATTCTTCTCCAGAATTGCCGGCATCTCGATGAAGGAAGTTTTACAAGAACTGATCAAAGCTGGATTAGACACATTGCCTGGCGGGGGTGCAGAAATCTTAACAGAACGTTATCGTGCAAAAATGAGTCCTGACAAAGCTTCAACAGACCAATGGCTTGAAGCACATGAAATTGCTCATGGTCTTGGACTTAAAACACACGCTACGATGCTTTATGGTTCGATTGAAACGAAAGAAGAACGTTTAATCCACATGGATCGATTGCGTCAGCTTCAAGATTCAACAAATGGCTTTATGGTATTTATCCCGCTTGCTATGCAGCCTCGAACACAATCGATGGGGATAATGAGAAGAACTTCTGCATTTGACGATATGAGAACTATTGCAATCAGCCGTCTGATGCTTGATAATTTTGATCACATTAAAGCTTATTGGATCAATATCGGTGTTCAACTAACACAAATGGCCCTAACATTTGGTTCAGATGACATTCATGGAACATTGATCGAAGAACGAATCTCACATGCTGTAGGCGCACTAACATCTGCGGGTATTACAAGAAAAGAACTCGTTCATTTAATAAAAACAGCAAATAAAGTACCGGTAGAACGCGATACGTTTTATAACATCGTGCAAAAATACTAG
- a CDS encoding YuiB family protein has product MDLLLPQVIISMLLFMVLFFGIGFLFNMLLRATWFMAILYPIVVVLIVDKIRFFEYFTKPGSSFNLLGHDLLKLSISDITILTCGFIGALLAGVAIKMLRVRGYQMF; this is encoded by the coding sequence ATGGATTTACTTTTACCACAAGTAATCATTTCTATGTTGCTTTTTATGGTTCTGTTTTTTGGAATCGGATTCTTGTTTAATATGCTTCTACGCGCCACATGGTTTATGGCTATTTTATATCCGATAGTCGTCGTATTAATCGTAGATAAGATCAGGTTTTTTGAGTATTTTACAAAACCGGGTTCAAGCTTCAATTTACTGGGGCACGATTTATTGAAACTATCGATATCGGATATCACAATATTAACTTGCGGATTTATCGGTGCTCTCCTTGCAGGGGTAGCTATTAAAATGCTTCGTGTCCGCGGTTACCAAATGTTTTAG
- a CDS encoding nucleoside transporter C-terminal domain-containing protein, whose translation MTILFGILGIILMLAIAFIMSNDKKNINIKAVVIMMAVQLGIAYFMLNTSIGKTVLNKIVNAFNKVLSFGHDGIAFVFGDLSDKNYFFINVLMMIVFVSALLSILTYTRILPLAIKYIGGAVAKITGLPKIESFVAVNSMVFGDTTAIISVKSQLHKLSANRLFVVVTSSLVAVSCSILGAYMQMVPAEYVLVALPINVFSGLILSSIVSPVTSDEDEEIDVKEMIPEKSLFEAIGNGALDGGKVALIVGAMLITYIGLLSMVNFAFDAAFGMTFQRVLGYVFAPIAFIMGIPANEIVRAGSVMGTKVAANEFVAMLDFMKMIPKMDHKTVGIVSSFLISFANFSSIGIILGTVQAINGEKASLLAKMGLKVLLVATMGSVLTGTIVGLFL comes from the coding sequence ATGACAATTTTATTTGGAATACTGGGTATCATATTGATGCTTGCAATCGCTTTTATTATGTCAAATGACAAAAAGAATATTAACATTAAAGCGGTTGTTATTATGATGGCAGTACAATTAGGTATTGCTTACTTCATGCTAAATACTTCAATAGGTAAAACAGTATTGAATAAAATAGTAAACGCATTCAATAAAGTTCTATCTTTTGGTCATGATGGTATCGCATTCGTATTCGGAGATTTAAGTGATAAAAACTATTTCTTCATAAATGTACTTATGATGATTGTATTCGTTTCAGCATTGCTTTCAATCTTAACGTATACAAGAATCTTGCCTTTAGCTATTAAATACATTGGTGGTGCAGTTGCTAAAATCACTGGTCTTCCAAAGATCGAATCTTTCGTAGCTGTAAACTCAATGGTGTTCGGTGATACAACAGCAATCATCTCTGTTAAATCACAATTGCACAAACTATCAGCAAACCGTTTATTTGTAGTTGTAACTTCTTCTCTAGTAGCAGTAAGCTGTTCAATCTTAGGTGCTTATATGCAAATGGTACCTGCTGAATATGTTTTAGTAGCACTTCCGATTAACGTATTCTCTGGACTTATTCTTTCTTCTATTGTGTCTCCTGTAACTTCGGACGAAGATGAAGAGATTGATGTTAAAGAAATGATTCCTGAAAAGTCATTGTTCGAAGCAATTGGAAATGGTGCATTAGATGGAGGTAAAGTTGCCTTAATCGTTGGTGCCATGCTAATTACTTATATTGGTTTACTTTCAATGGTTAACTTTGCTTTTGATGCAGCATTCGGTATGACGTTCCAAAGAGTATTAGGATATGTTTTTGCGCCTATCGCTTTCATTATGGGTATTCCTGCTAATGAAATTGTCCGAGCTGGTTCAGTAATGGGAACTAAAGTTGCGGCTAATGAGTTCGTAGCGATGCTTGACTTCATGAAAATGATTCCAAAGATGGATCATAAAACTGTAGGTATTGTTTCATCATTCTTGATTTCATTTGCTAACTTTTCATCAATCGGGATTATCTTAGGTACAGTTCAAGCAATCAATGGTGAAAAAGCTTCACTCCTTGCAAAAATGGGCTTAAAAGTATTGTTAGTTGCAACGATGGGTTCTGTATTAACAGGAACAATCGTAGGACTATTCTTATAA
- a CDS encoding iron-sulfur cluster assembly accessory protein, giving the protein MIVEITESAASKIKEMLAAEEDQNQFLRVAVKGGGCSGLSYGLGFDSDKNEKDQEFTIEGIQVIVDEESAKVLKGTVVDFKQNMMGGGFTITNPNAIASCGCGSSFRTATNAGAPEEC; this is encoded by the coding sequence ATGATCGTTGAAATTACAGAATCAGCAGCCAGTAAAATCAAAGAGATGCTTGCTGCGGAAGAAGACCAAAACCAGTTTCTGCGAGTCGCTGTAAAAGGCGGAGGATGCAGCGGATTATCTTATGGACTAGGTTTTGATAGTGATAAAAATGAAAAAGACCAAGAGTTTACGATAGAAGGCATTCAAGTAATCGTGGATGAAGAAAGTGCTAAAGTATTAAAAGGGACTGTAGTCGATTTCAAACAAAACATGATGGGCGGCGGATTCACCATCACGAATCCAAATGCAATCGCATCATGCGGCTGCGGATCATCTTTCCGAACAGCAACAAACGCCGGTGCGCCGGAAGAGTGCTAA
- a CDS encoding NUDIX hydrolase produces MTKKDRGTVWLAAAGLLIDEDGKWLVVKKKYGGLKGKWSIPAGFVEAGETVDEAAVREVFEETGILGEVVSVLGIRTGVIKETTSDNMIVFLLNKKSGALMPAEGEIECASFLTPEELRNDPATSLMIHFFMNQKDKDIHDGINPGDIFGYTSYKIFDTR; encoded by the coding sequence ATGACTAAAAAAGACAGAGGAACAGTTTGGCTAGCTGCTGCTGGTCTTTTAATAGATGAAGACGGAAAGTGGCTCGTTGTGAAAAAGAAATACGGCGGCTTAAAAGGAAAGTGGTCTATTCCTGCAGGTTTTGTAGAAGCAGGTGAAACTGTGGATGAGGCAGCGGTCAGAGAAGTTTTTGAAGAAACAGGAATATTAGGTGAGGTCGTATCTGTATTAGGTATTCGAACAGGTGTAATTAAAGAAACAACGAGCGATAACATGATTGTTTTTTTACTGAATAAGAAAAGCGGTGCGTTAATGCCAGCAGAGGGAGAAATAGAATGTGCGTCTTTCTTAACTCCCGAAGAACTAAGGAATGACCCTGCAACCTCTTTGATGATTCACTTCTTTATGAATCAAAAAGACAAAGATATTCATGATGGAATTAACCCCGGAGATATATTTGGTTACACTTCATATAAAATATTTGATACTAGATGA